In the Corallococcus silvisoli genome, AGACGGACGTCCTCTTCGCGGCGGCCGGCGTGGACGGGCTGGGCGCCATCCAGGCGGTGAAGGAGGCGCGCGACGCAGGCGGCGCCGTGTATGTCATTGGCGTGGACTCGGATCCGTCCCACCTGGCGCCACAGGCGGTGCTGTCCGCGGTCCTCAAGCACGTGGACCTGGTGGTGTACGAGGCGGTTCGGGACCAGCTCCAGGGCCGCTTGAAGGGCGGGAGCCTGTCGCTGGGGTTGAAGGAGGGAGGCATGGGGTTGGCCCCCGTGCGGCTGGAATTCCCAGGCAAGGCGGAGGCGCTGCGCACGGTGGACGCGCTGCGGGCCCGCATCATCTCCGGGGAGCTGAAGGTCCCCACGCACGTCGCTCCCTCCGAAGCCGCGGGTCCCCTCCCCTGAGAGGGGACGTCCGAGCGTGGGGTCGCGCGGCAGGATGCTAAGTGGAGGACCCGCGTCGGGCCGCTGTCCCCGCCGCGCGCGAAGCCCACTGTAAGCCGAGGAGGAGCCCCCATGTCCGTCGCGCAGAAGATCGCCACCTGTCTGTGGTTCAACGCCAACGCCGAGGAGGCCGTCAACTTCTACACCTCTGTCTTCAAGGACTCGAAGATCTTGTCGGTCGCCCGGTATGGAGACGAAGCGCCAAGCAAGAAGGGGTCCGTCTTGCTCATCGAGTTCCAGCTCGCGGGACAGCAGCTCCTCGCGCTCAACGGCGGGCAGGACATTCCCTTCACGGATGCCGTCTCGCTGAGCGTGAGCTGTGAGTCGCAGGCGGAGGTGGATGACCTGTGGAGCAAGCTCACGGCGAACGGGGGCCGGCCGGTGCAGTGTGGCTGGCTCAAGGACCGCTTCGGGCTGTCCTGGCAGATCGTGCCCACGCGGATGCAGGAGCTGCTGA is a window encoding:
- a CDS encoding VOC family protein produces the protein MSVAQKIATCLWFNANAEEAVNFYTSVFKDSKILSVARYGDEAPSKKGSVLLIEFQLAGQQLLALNGGQDIPFTDAVSLSVSCESQAEVDDLWSKLTANGGRPVQCGWLKDRFGLSWQIVPTRMQELLKDPDEAKRSRVMLAMMKMVKLDIATLERAAEGR